One window of Penaeus chinensis breed Huanghai No. 1 chromosome 3, ASM1920278v2, whole genome shotgun sequence genomic DNA carries:
- the LOC125040495 gene encoding neuroligin-4, Y-linked-like produces the protein MLNKMRKVTPISLFRVEITLCIVLSAISVTKSQFRNDQDQEYYRYNREYPGYTTPQSVRSQYNSGDTYYGTDRRYDTRFDDPTRVRGFDNRFQEQSFRYGEDQGRSGSNRYDARGRERPGYDGRPFDSRNVNGKLGVLDHWRPDLQGQQRPSETPGINLPLADLFVTTDSGKVQGFYVYLYDKPGVRPADRPVQKPIHQQRHIMNISTFLGIPYARPPIEEGRFKPPRYVQHWFSTWQALDYRPACPQNLKYIGSSNGIRNGIHEDCLYLNIFTPSISIGVTDQYPVMFYIHGGDLEHGASNQFPGHMLAGWGEVVVVTFNYRLGALGFLSTGDENSPGNYGLMDMAMALEWVYRNIRFFNGDPQKITVFGPGAGGAMAGILAVLPKTKDWVHQVLAESGSPLADWAAIDDIYRVQNTSRVYGLEVGCTVESSYKLLQCLNRRSFEELASAPIKPDIGTFAWGPTVDAKFRVPGDDWYEDWKEEDCLYSIINITIIKIDTKGTESGPCPGMKGFEDNRLIRDRYEVTEDFFNERIKEWVKHYNYSLNPEGAYDAIKWMYTYGPDPHNTTHIREQYVDLLSDALYKSSVDQIVKVLVNSTGKKSVPTYYYMLNTTVDALKLDYWREVPNNIEYYFVFGAPFMDPEFFPESIRVARNLWSEGDRNISEFMMKTFVNFAKWGNPTQTQVQIIKVNWEPVLEGNLKYLSINTTFNTSMHYNYRQTYNTFWTTYIPQVVREWVPTVPPPINPWIQMTEPIVAAFYGAAAVAVFLLVILFVCCGLWKSAKRQRNKALDDLQYYSTENLNPQQESEDYKVREYLNKLANNNHDEAPSRSVTPYTVASTDPIIQTDQNNTKSRDPYQQGYYRDTKTTKSVDQLEQPYRPGYPHMMPSSRSAGNIIENYHTSYHNPGAELNGHYQPQQQRSITPTSTIHSEPNGRPTTQYMMTQQVTKPPEKEVRAVPQAATRVSRSVATITSTSGMLNTDL, from the exons TTTCGTAACGACCAGGACCAAGAATACTATCGCTACAACAGAGAATACCCAGGATACACGACCCCGCAGTCTGTCCGCTCGCAATACAACAGCGGCGACACCTACTACGGCACAGACCGTCGATACGACACCCGCTTCGACGACCCGACTCGAGTTCGGGGCTTCGACAACCGCTTTCAAGAGCAGAGCTTTCGATATGGAGAGGACCAAGGTCGTTCTGGGTCGAACCGCTATGACGCGAGGGGGCGGGAACGACCGGGGTACGATGGACGACCCTTCGACTCGCGCAATGTCAACGGAAAACTAGGGGTCCTCGATCACTGGAGACCCGACCTGCAGGGGCAGCAACGGCCGTCCGAAACTCCTG GCATCAACCTCCCCCTGGCGGACCTCTTCGTCACCACCGACAGCGGGAAGGTGCAGGGCTTCTACGTGTACCTGTACGACAAGCCCGGCGTGCGTCCGGCGGACAGGCCCGTGCAGAAGCCCATTCATCAGCAGAGGCACATCATGAATATCTCGACCTTCCTAGGAATCCCGTACGCTAGGCCGCCGATAGAAGAAGGGCGGTTCAAG CCTCCACGGTATGTTCAGCACTGGTTTAGCACATGGCAGGCACTCGACTACCGGCCTGCCTGCCCGCAGAACTTGAAGTACATAGGCTCTTCGAATGGCATCAGGAATGGGATTCACGAAGACTGCTTGTACCTCAATATCTTTACACCGTCG ATATCGATCGGTGTGACAGACCAGTACCCAGTCATGTTCTACATCCACGGCGGGGACCTGGAACACGGCGCCAGCAACCAGTTCCCGGGACACATGCTGGCGGGCTGGGGAGAAGTGGTGGTCGTTACGTTCAACTACAGGCTGGGTGCACTAG GCTTCTTGAGCACGGGAGACGAAAATTCCCCGGGTAACTATGGGCTGATGGACATGGCCATGGCGCTGGAGTGGGTCTACAGGAACATCCGGTTCTTCAACGGAGACCCGCAGAAGATCACGGTGTTCGGGCCGGGGGCGGGAGGCGCCATGGCGGGGATCCTGGCCGTCCTGCCCAAGACCAAGGACTGGGTTCATCAGGTCCTGGCGGAG AGTGGCTCGCCACTAGCGGACTGGGCAGCAATTGATGATATTTACAGAGTTCAGAATACATCGCGCGTATATGGTCTTGAGGTTGGATGCACAGTAGAATCGTCATATAAACTACTTCAGTGCCTCAATCGTCGCAGTTTTGAAGAACTAGCTTCAGCCCCAATAAAG CCGGACATCGGCACGTTCGCGTGGGGCCCGACGGTCGATGCCAAGTTCCGCGTCCCGGGAGACGACTGGTACGAGGACTGGAAGGAGGAGGACTG TCTTTacagtattatcaacattaccattattaagatTGACAcaaag GGAACTGAGAGTGGCCCATGTcctggaatgaaaggct TCGAGGACAACAGACTCATCCGCGACCGGTATGAGGTGACGGAGGACTTCTTCAACGAGCGGATAAAGGAGTGGGTCAAACACTACAACTACTCGCTCAATCCCGAAGGTGCTTATGATGCCATTAAGTGGATGTACACCTACGGCCCGGATCCCCACAACACAACTCATATTCGAGAGCAATATGTTGAC TTGTTGTCAGATGCTCTTTACAAATCTAGCGTCGACCAAATAGTGAAGGTCCTTGTGAACTCCACTGGGAAGAAGAGTGTTCCTACCTATTACTATATGCTCAATACGACCGTGGATGCACTTAAATTGGATTATTGGAGAGAG GTTCCCAACAACATTGAGTATTATTTTGTGTTTGGTGCTCCCTTCATGGACCCAGAGTTCTTCCCTGAGAGCATTCGTGTTGCCAGGAATCTGTGGAGTGAAGGCGACAGAAACATCTCTGAGTTCATGATGAAGACTTTTGTCAACTTTGCCAAATGGGG CAACCCAACTCAGACTCAAGTACAAATCATAAAGGTGAACTGGGAGCCAGTGTTAGAAGGGAACCTCAAGTACCTAAGCATCAACACCACCTTCAACACCTCCATGCATTATAACTACCGTCAGACCTACAACACCTTCTGGACCACCTATATACCTCAGGTGGTGAGGGAATGGGTGCCAACTGTTCCTCCACCTATAAAT CCATGGATTCAAATGACTGAGCCAATAGTTGCGGCATTTTATGGAGCTGCTGCCGTGGCTGTTTTCCTCCTGGTGATTCTCTTTGTCTGTTGTGGACTGTGGAAATCTGCAAAGAG ACAGAGGAACAAAGCCCTCGATGATCTTCAGTATTATTCAACGGAGAACCTCAACCCTCAGCAAGAATCGGAAGATTATAAAGTAAGAGAGTACCTCAACAAGCTGGCAAACAACAATCATGATGAAGCGCCCTCTCGCTCTGTCACTCCTTACACAGTTGCTTCAACTGATCCCATCATCCAAACGGATCAAAATAACACAAAGTCCAGAGATCCTTACCAGCAAGGCTACtacagagatacaaagacaacAAAGTCTGTCGATCAACTTGAGCAGCCTTACCGTCCAGGCTACCCGCACATGATGCCTTCATCAAGGTCTGCAGGCAACATCATTGAAAATTACCATACCTCTTATCATAACCCTGGTGCAGAACTCAATGGGCATTATCAGCCTCAGCAACAGCGGTCAATTACTCCAACCTCAACAATACACTCAGAGCCTAATGGAAGGCCGACAACACAATACATGATGACACAGCAGGTGACAAAGCCCccagagaaagaagtgagagctGTACCTCAGGCGGCAACACGAGTCTCCCGGTCTGTGGCCACAATTACATCCACTTCTGGTATGTTGAACACAGATCTGTGA
- the LOC125038208 gene encoding putative methyltransferase DDB_G0268948 isoform X1 codes for MANRFFEGAAHAAAYAKFRPRPPTSLAERIVSFAKETIFMSRNGIKKTNNSQGETLKAAADVGCGSGQSTEILSPYVEAVTGLDVSEAQVLEARKLNKYPNITYKVSPAETLPFSDKSLSLVTSCQACHWFDMPAFYKEVDRILVPGGVLALYGYLFPKPIHENFGDELYSLIDHLYKEQLKDYVHQGSKEVYLGKYEAEKYTLIYKDQLRDESHYVDKIATVAELTGYLTSWSGFQNFRAKNGDEAAQKILENFQDKFIKTLKVSTTPEETSIPLRFHYFLLMGRKPSE; via the exons ATGGCCAACCGCTTCTTTGAGGGAGCTGCCCATGCTGCTGCCTACGCCAAATTTAGACCCAGACCACCCACGTCACTAGCAGAAAGGATTGTGTCCTTTGCAAAAGAAACA ATTTTTATGAGCAGAAATGGGATCAAAAAGACTAACAATAGT CAAGGAGAAACCCTGAAGGCTGCAGCTGATGTAGGTTGTGGATCTGGCCAGAGCACAGAGATTCTGAGCCCTTACGTCGAGGCTGTGACAGGCCTCGATGTTTCAGAAGCCCAGGTCCTGGAAGCAAGAAAATTAAACAAGTATCCTAATATCACATACAA GGTGAGTCCTGCAGAAACATTGCCCTTCTCTGACAAGAGCTTGTCCCTGGTCACGTCGTGCCAAGCATGCCACTGGTTTGACATGCCTGCCTTCTATAAAGAAGTTGATCGTATTCTTGTGCCTG gtgGAGTCTTAGCATTATATGGCTACCTCTTCCCAAAACCAATTCATGAGAATTTTGGAGATGAGCTGTATAGCCTAATAGACCat TTGTATAAAGAGCAACTGAAAGACTATGTACACCAAGGGAGTAAGGAGGTCTACCTTGGAAAGTATGAAGCTGAAAAATACACTCTGATATATAAAGATCAATTGAG AGATGAGAGTCACTATGTAGACAAGATAGCCACAGTTGCTGAGCTCACAGGATACCTCACTAGCTGGTCAGGCTTCCAGAATTTCCGTGCCAAAAATGGGGACGAGGCTGCCCAGAAGATTCTGGAGAACTTCCAAGACAA GTTCATAAAAACTCTTAAAGTGTCGACAACACCAGAAGAGACTTCTATCCCCTTGAGGTTTCACTACTTCTTGCTTATGGGGAGGAAGCCTTCGGAATGA
- the LOC125038208 gene encoding putative methyltransferase DDB_G0268948 isoform X3, translated as MANRFFEGAAHAAAYAKFRPRPPTSLAERIVSFAKETQGETLKAAADVGCGSGQSTEILSPYVEAVTGLDVSEAQVLEARKLNKYPNITYKVSPAETLPFSDKSLSLVTSCQACHWFDMPAFYKEVDRILVPGGVLALYGYLFPKPIHENFGDELYSLIDHLYKEQLKDYVHQGSKEVYLGKYEAEKYTLIYKDQLRDESHYVDKIATVAELTGYLTSWSGFQNFRAKNGDEAAQKILENFQDKFIKTLKVSTTPEETSIPLRFHYFLLMGRKPSE; from the exons ATGGCCAACCGCTTCTTTGAGGGAGCTGCCCATGCTGCTGCCTACGCCAAATTTAGACCCAGACCACCCACGTCACTAGCAGAAAGGATTGTGTCCTTTGCAAAAGAAACA CAAGGAGAAACCCTGAAGGCTGCAGCTGATGTAGGTTGTGGATCTGGCCAGAGCACAGAGATTCTGAGCCCTTACGTCGAGGCTGTGACAGGCCTCGATGTTTCAGAAGCCCAGGTCCTGGAAGCAAGAAAATTAAACAAGTATCCTAATATCACATACAA GGTGAGTCCTGCAGAAACATTGCCCTTCTCTGACAAGAGCTTGTCCCTGGTCACGTCGTGCCAAGCATGCCACTGGTTTGACATGCCTGCCTTCTATAAAGAAGTTGATCGTATTCTTGTGCCTG gtgGAGTCTTAGCATTATATGGCTACCTCTTCCCAAAACCAATTCATGAGAATTTTGGAGATGAGCTGTATAGCCTAATAGACCat TTGTATAAAGAGCAACTGAAAGACTATGTACACCAAGGGAGTAAGGAGGTCTACCTTGGAAAGTATGAAGCTGAAAAATACACTCTGATATATAAAGATCAATTGAG AGATGAGAGTCACTATGTAGACAAGATAGCCACAGTTGCTGAGCTCACAGGATACCTCACTAGCTGGTCAGGCTTCCAGAATTTCCGTGCCAAAAATGGGGACGAGGCTGCCCAGAAGATTCTGGAGAACTTCCAAGACAA GTTCATAAAAACTCTTAAAGTGTCGACAACACCAGAAGAGACTTCTATCCCCTTGAGGTTTCACTACTTCTTGCTTATGGGGAGGAAGCCTTCGGAATGA
- the LOC125038208 gene encoding putative methyltransferase DDB_G0268948 isoform X2 yields the protein MANRFFEGAAHAAAYAKFRPRPPTSLAERIVSFAKETIFMSRNGIKKTNNSQGETLKAAADVGCGSGQSTEILSPYVEAVTGLDVSEAQVLEARKLNKYPNITYKVSPAETLPFSDKSLSLVTSCQACHWFDMPAFYKEVDRILVPGGVLALYGYLFPKPIHENFGDELYSLIDHVYNKDTGGYWGSGRLDVDTSYSDGRFKIPYPEFIRDESHYVDKIATVAELTGYLTSWSGFQNFRAKNGDEAAQKILENFQDKFIKTLKVSTTPEETSIPLRFHYFLLMGRKPSE from the exons ATGGCCAACCGCTTCTTTGAGGGAGCTGCCCATGCTGCTGCCTACGCCAAATTTAGACCCAGACCACCCACGTCACTAGCAGAAAGGATTGTGTCCTTTGCAAAAGAAACA ATTTTTATGAGCAGAAATGGGATCAAAAAGACTAACAATAGT CAAGGAGAAACCCTGAAGGCTGCAGCTGATGTAGGTTGTGGATCTGGCCAGAGCACAGAGATTCTGAGCCCTTACGTCGAGGCTGTGACAGGCCTCGATGTTTCAGAAGCCCAGGTCCTGGAAGCAAGAAAATTAAACAAGTATCCTAATATCACATACAA GGTGAGTCCTGCAGAAACATTGCCCTTCTCTGACAAGAGCTTGTCCCTGGTCACGTCGTGCCAAGCATGCCACTGGTTTGACATGCCTGCCTTCTATAAAGAAGTTGATCGTATTCTTGTGCCTG gtgGAGTCTTAGCATTATATGGCTACCTCTTCCCAAAACCAATTCATGAGAATTTTGGAGATGAGCTGTATAGCCTAATAGACCat GTGTATAATAAAGACACCGGTGGTTATTGGGGAAGTGGTCGCTTGGATGTTGATACTTCTTATTCTGACGGAAGGTTTAAGATTCCTTATCCAGAGTTCATCAG AGATGAGAGTCACTATGTAGACAAGATAGCCACAGTTGCTGAGCTCACAGGATACCTCACTAGCTGGTCAGGCTTCCAGAATTTCCGTGCCAAAAATGGGGACGAGGCTGCCCAGAAGATTCTGGAGAACTTCCAAGACAA GTTCATAAAAACTCTTAAAGTGTCGACAACACCAGAAGAGACTTCTATCCCCTTGAGGTTTCACTACTTCTTGCTTATGGGGAGGAAGCCTTCGGAATGA